Part of the Lysobacterales bacterium genome, CCCGGGGTGGCGTGCACCGCCTCCTCGATGGCACCGCGGATCGCCGCCTCGTCGTCGGCGCCCGGGCGGCCCAGCACCCAGGGCGTGACCTTGTCCTTGTGGCCGGGATGGCCGATGCCGACGCGCAGGCGATGGAAGCGGCCGTGGCCCAGTTGCCCCAGGATGTCGCGCAGGCCGTTCTGCCCGCCATGGCCGCCGTCGAACTTCAGGCGCACGCTGCCGGCCGTCAGGTCGAGCTCGTCATGGGCGACCAGGGCCTCTTCCGGCGGGATCTTGTAGTAGTTGAGCAGGGCCACCAGCGCGCGGCCGCTGTGGTTCATGAAGGTGGTCGGCCGCGCCAGCCAGACCGGCTGGCCGGCGATCACCGCCTTGCCCAACTCGGCCTGCA contains:
- the pth gene encoding aminoacyl-tRNA hydrolase → MAGLRLIVGLGNPGAEYARTRHNAGAWFLDALAERHGVRLGRDARLQAELGKAVIAGQPVWLARPTTFMNHSGRALVALLNYYKIPPEEALVAHDELDLTAGSVRLKFDGGHGGQNGLRDILGQLGHGRFHRLRVGIGHPGHKDKVTPWVLGRPGADDEAAIRGAIEEAVHATPG